One window from the genome of Desulfovibrio psychrotolerans encodes:
- a CDS encoding LysE family translocator — protein MDSTLWALLGLAFLLVITPGPDTMLVLRNVMLRGKFAGVATGVGACCGLFVHATLSVCGLSAVLLYSATAFTVLKVLGACYLVYLGVRSLWGAWRTGVSPDVAACEGAPLLRGDMGNLRRSWGEGFMSNVLNPKVVVFYLAVLPQVIGEPSLILRDTLFFVGFQFVIAVVYLTVLSMCLGRVRHVLLRPAFRRKLETVTGGLMVVFGIRLAMEQAP, from the coding sequence GTGGACAGTACCCTGTGGGCCTTGCTGGGCCTTGCGTTTCTGCTGGTCATAACCCCCGGACCCGATACCATGCTCGTGCTGCGCAACGTGATGCTGCGCGGAAAGTTTGCAGGCGTGGCAACGGGAGTGGGCGCGTGTTGCGGCCTTTTTGTGCATGCCACCCTGTCCGTGTGCGGGCTTTCCGCCGTGTTGCTGTATTCGGCCACGGCGTTTACCGTGCTCAAGGTGCTGGGCGCGTGCTATCTGGTCTACCTTGGCGTGCGTTCTCTGTGGGGCGCATGGCGGACGGGGGTGTCGCCGGACGTTGCCGCTTGCGAGGGGGCGCCGCTATTGCGCGGCGACATGGGCAACCTGCGTCGTTCATGGGGTGAAGGGTTCATGAGCAATGTGCTCAACCCCAAGGTGGTGGTGTTCTATCTCGCGGTGCTGCCGCAGGTGATCGGCGAGCCTTCTCTTATCCTGCGCGATACCCTGTTCTTTGTGGGTTTTCAGTTCGTCATTGCCGTTGTGTATCTTACGGTGCTCTCCATGTGTCTGGGCAGGGTGCGGCATGTGCTGTTGCGTCCGGCTTTTCGCCGCAAGCTGGAGACGGTGACCGGCGGGCTGATGGTGGTTTTCGGCATCCGCCTTGCCATGGAACAGGCACCGTAG
- a CDS encoding MogA/MoaB family molybdenum cofactor biosynthesis protein, which translates to MPECSIHVCCTVRRDEMRFFRAPDLRESGGLEAEPQTFAGAAQIANSACSANSANFSGFWPVTGLGRRPWLPAGTVLRAVSGSGGCAEGADLFRVVCNTQLPVPGAVHAAKGFWAQALADIPALTGVSGGTESKPLTLATAKTGLSIAWVTLSDKGAAGQRTDESGPLIERLMRDSLNVGFAQGFILPDSVSELRHVVTDLALGQAYDVIVTTGGTGVGPRDTTPEALGSLLEKRLYGFEQAMMAASLSKTHNAVISRAVAGTLGGSLIITLPGSRKAVAENLEAVLPAVAHTVAKLQGDGADCGG; encoded by the coding sequence ATGCCTGAGTGTTCAATACATGTATGCTGCACCGTCCGCAGGGACGAGATGCGTTTTTTCCGCGCACCGGACCTGAGAGAGAGCGGCGGCTTGGAAGCGGAGCCGCAGACGTTTGCCGGTGCTGCCCAGATTGCCAATTCTGCCTGCTCTGCCAATTCTGCCAACTTCTCTGGCTTCTGGCCCGTAACCGGCCTTGGGCGCAGGCCGTGGTTGCCCGCAGGCACGGTGCTGAGGGCCGTATCCGGTTCCGGGGGCTGCGCGGAAGGTGCGGATCTTTTCCGGGTGGTGTGCAATACGCAGTTGCCGGTGCCGGGGGCGGTGCATGCCGCGAAGGGCTTTTGGGCGCAGGCGCTGGCGGATATTCCTGCTCTGACCGGGGTGTCAGGCGGAACGGAGTCTAAGCCGCTGACGCTTGCCACGGCAAAAACCGGACTTAGTATTGCGTGGGTTACGCTTTCTGACAAAGGAGCAGCCGGTCAACGCACGGATGAAAGCGGACCTCTGATAGAGCGGCTGATGCGTGACTCGCTGAACGTGGGCTTCGCGCAGGGGTTTATCCTGCCGGATTCCGTGAGCGAACTGCGGCATGTGGTTACCGACCTTGCTCTCGGGCAGGCCTATGACGTTATTGTCACCACCGGGGGGACGGGGGTGGGGCCGCGTGATACCACGCCGGAGGCGCTGGGGAGCCTGCTGGAAAAGCGGTTGTACGGGTTTGAGCAGGCCATGATGGCAGCCAGCCTGAGCAAGACGCACAATGCCGTCATATCGCGCGCGGTGGCGGGCACGCTGGGGGGCAGCCTGATCATCACCCTGCCGGGAAGCCGTAAGGCTGTGGCAGAAAATCTTGAAGCCGTACTTCCTGCGGTGGCACATACCGTTGCCAAGCTGCAGGGAGACGGAGCGGACTGCGGCGGATAG
- a CDS encoding HD domain-containing phosphohydrolase — translation MQVRLIDLMGVLSRALDLVSRMLGNHHVHVGFLAARFAGRLGMDAATQRDVLLAGMVHDAGAIALHTALESLAFERDLYTHARAGQLLLDNCPGFEGVSWMVGEHHTPWDVLRERDSGSLGLGANIINAADFVDVRLRRHKPYAVQFADVAASAKREAGRLLNPDCVEVFRELVAEHGALDGLYAPASHLYTDAEERMEQEYLGCEDVVRLCSPFAQVIDFRSRFTATHSRGVAVVAEDLARAVDFSLTEQRTMHVAGLLHDIGKLAVPGSILEKPSALEDAEFAVMREHARISGEILGNVAGLELVCQWAGQHHERLDGTGYPFGLRGEAISLGARIIQVADVFTAITEDRPYREGMRPEAAAALLRRQADARVLDPEIVCLLLERMDDLNCAREREQQKARDEFERFSGGLRNLRH, via the coding sequence ATGCAAGTCAGGCTTATTGATCTTATGGGCGTGCTATCGCGCGCGCTGGACCTTGTTTCCCGTATGCTGGGCAACCACCACGTGCATGTGGGGTTTCTTGCCGCCCGGTTCGCGGGCAGGCTGGGCATGGATGCCGCCACACAGCGCGATGTGCTGCTGGCGGGCATGGTGCACGATGCCGGGGCCATTGCCCTGCACACCGCCCTGGAATCTCTTGCCTTTGAACGGGACCTGTATACGCATGCCCGTGCGGGCCAGCTATTGCTGGACAACTGCCCGGGATTTGAAGGGGTCTCGTGGATGGTTGGGGAGCACCACACCCCGTGGGATGTGCTCCGCGAAAGGGATTCCGGCTCGCTGGGTCTGGGGGCGAACATCATCAATGCGGCGGATTTTGTGGATGTGCGGCTGCGGCGGCACAAGCCCTATGCCGTGCAGTTTGCCGACGTGGCTGCATCTGCAAAGCGTGAGGCGGGCAGGCTGCTTAACCCGGATTGCGTGGAGGTGTTCCGCGAACTGGTAGCGGAACATGGCGCCCTTGACGGTCTTTACGCACCCGCCAGCCATCTGTACACGGATGCAGAGGAGCGGATGGAGCAGGAGTATCTGGGCTGCGAAGACGTGGTGCGCCTCTGTTCACCCTTTGCGCAGGTCATCGATTTTCGCAGTCGGTTCACAGCAACGCATTCACGCGGGGTGGCGGTGGTAGCTGAGGATCTTGCCCGTGCCGTGGATTTTTCGCTGACCGAGCAGCGAACCATGCATGTGGCCGGGTTGCTGCATGACATAGGCAAGCTGGCTGTTCCGGGGAGCATATTGGAAAAGCCGTCGGCACTGGAGGATGCGGAGTTCGCTGTTATGCGCGAGCACGCCCGGATAAGCGGTGAGATTTTGGGCAACGTTGCGGGACTGGAACTGGTTTGCCAGTGGGCCGGGCAGCACCATGAACGTCTGGACGGCACTGGGTACCCGTTCGGCCTGCGGGGCGAGGCTATTTCCCTTGGGGCGCGGATTATACAGGTGGCGGACGTGTTTACCGCCATTACCGAAGACAGGCCCTACCGCGAAGGCATGCGGCCGGAGGCGGCAGCGGCGTTGCTGCGCAGACAGGCGGATGCACGCGTGCTGGACCCGGAAATTGTCTGCCTGCTGCTGGAACGCATGGACGACCTGAACTGCGCGCGCGAGCGTGAACAGCAGAAGGCCAGAGATGAATTTGAGCGCTTTTCAGGCGGGTTGCGGAACCTGCGGCATTAG
- a CDS encoding 4-hydroxybenzoate octaprenyltransferase has translation MNPFANFGAVCRMIKIEHSVFALPFAYLGAFIAAGGWPGLLPLLLLTVAMVGVRSFAMAFNRVVDLPFDSRNPRTQQRPLVTGEISPAQTWAFICVMATVFVLACWGLNPLSLALAPVALAVSAVYSLLKRFTWICHFWLGGVLGLSPLAGWIAVDPQFTVPAVLFFWGIVFWVAGFDIIYSCQDTEFDASAGLHSVPVRFGIPAALIISSFCHVVTSVMFLMGGWAAGLSWPYYLVWAAVSGVLYWEHSIISAEDMSRVNMAFFTLNGYISVALFAGVLLGVFL, from the coding sequence ATGAATCCCTTTGCAAATTTTGGTGCGGTGTGCCGCATGATCAAGATAGAACACTCGGTGTTTGCCCTGCCGTTCGCCTATCTGGGCGCGTTTATTGCCGCAGGGGGCTGGCCCGGATTGCTGCCTCTTCTTCTGCTCACCGTTGCCATGGTGGGCGTGCGGTCATTTGCCATGGCTTTCAACCGTGTGGTGGACCTGCCCTTTGATTCCCGCAACCCGCGCACGCAGCAGCGACCGCTGGTGACGGGCGAGATATCGCCCGCGCAGACGTGGGCCTTCATATGTGTGATGGCAACGGTGTTTGTGCTCGCCTGCTGGGGACTCAACCCGTTGAGCCTTGCCCTTGCCCCCGTGGCCCTGGCCGTATCTGCCGTGTACAGCCTGCTCAAGCGGTTTACGTGGATCTGCCATTTCTGGCTTGGCGGAGTGCTTGGGCTTTCACCCCTTGCGGGGTGGATTGCGGTGGACCCTCAGTTCACCGTGCCCGCCGTGCTCTTTTTCTGGGGGATTGTATTCTGGGTGGCCGGATTCGATATCATTTACTCGTGTCAGGATACGGAGTTTGACGCTTCCGCCGGATTGCATTCCGTGCCGGTGCGCTTCGGCATTCCGGCGGCGCTTATCATCTCCTCGTTCTGCCATGTGGTCACGTCTGTGATGTTTCTCATGGGCGGGTGGGCGGCAGGGCTTTCTTGGCCCTATTATCTTGTGTGGGCTGCTGTTTCCGGCGTGCTGTACTGGGAGCACTCCATTATTTCCGCAGAGGATATGAGCCGGGTGAACATGGCGTTCTTTACCCTGAACGGCTATATTTCCGTGGCGCTGTTTGCCGGTGTGCTGCTGGGCGTTTTTCTTTGA
- a CDS encoding iron-sulfur cluster carrier protein MrpORP has product MSEKACGCTNSDCAGGDCSGGDCSGETTPSRNGGQGGNHGGCGSGCGGHHQEISPEQDRMNRTLRRVKHKIVVMSGKGGVGKSTVATNIAVGLSLAGKKVGLLDVDVHGPSIPRLLSLRDAKVHIDANHIEPVPWSENLSVMSLGFLLPNPYQPVIWRGPVKQGFIQQLLADVAWGDLDYMIVDCPPGTGDEPLSVLQMLGADAKAVIVTTPQGVAVDDVRRSVTFVGDVGNSVLGIVENMSGIVCSQCGHVENIFGKGGGMRLAQETGVRFLGEIPLDPEVVRSGDEGYCFLKVQTDSPTAKAIQKILKPILLLPDPQDPAQAAVAAPAGFAPAPAETGIVKVAVPLAKGQLTQHFGHCEQLAVVTANFDTKEILSSELVTPPPHEPSVMPAFVERLGVRLVIAGGMGQKAQTLFNEKNITVICGARSDNGTGIGPSEVVSRYMQGTLPAGANTCDH; this is encoded by the coding sequence ATGAGCGAAAAAGCATGTGGCTGCACAAATTCGGACTGCGCCGGAGGAGATTGCTCGGGAGGAGATTGCTCGGGCGAAACCACCCCGTCCCGTAACGGCGGACAGGGCGGGAACCACGGCGGGTGCGGCAGCGGATGCGGCGGGCATCATCAGGAAATCAGCCCTGAACAGGATCGCATGAACCGCACCCTGCGCCGTGTGAAGCACAAAATCGTCGTCATGTCCGGCAAGGGCGGCGTGGGCAAAAGCACCGTGGCCACCAACATTGCCGTGGGCCTTTCCCTCGCAGGTAAAAAAGTGGGCCTGCTGGATGTAGACGTGCACGGCCCCAGCATCCCCCGCCTGCTCAGTTTGCGCGACGCGAAGGTGCACATAGACGCCAACCATATAGAACCGGTACCGTGGAGCGAAAACCTCTCGGTCATGTCGCTGGGCTTTCTGCTGCCCAATCCCTACCAGCCGGTCATCTGGCGCGGCCCCGTCAAACAGGGCTTCATCCAGCAGTTGCTGGCAGATGTCGCATGGGGAGATCTGGATTACATGATCGTGGACTGCCCGCCCGGCACCGGCGATGAGCCTCTCTCCGTTCTGCAAATGCTGGGAGCGGACGCCAAAGCGGTAATCGTCACCACCCCGCAGGGTGTCGCCGTGGACGATGTCCGCCGTTCCGTCACTTTCGTGGGCGATGTGGGCAACTCCGTGCTCGGCATAGTGGAGAACATGAGCGGCATCGTCTGCTCACAGTGCGGACATGTGGAAAACATCTTCGGCAAGGGCGGCGGCATGCGCCTTGCGCAGGAAACCGGCGTCCGCTTCCTTGGCGAAATCCCTCTGGACCCGGAAGTGGTCCGCTCCGGTGACGAAGGATACTGCTTCCTCAAGGTGCAGACAGACAGCCCCACCGCCAAGGCCATTCAAAAAATTCTCAAGCCCATCCTGCTGCTTCCCGACCCGCAGGACCCGGCACAGGCAGCTGTGGCCGCCCCTGCCGGATTTGCTCCCGCCCCGGCGGAAACGGGGATTGTCAAGGTGGCGGTGCCCCTTGCCAAGGGCCAGCTCACCCAGCACTTCGGACACTGCGAACAGCTTGCGGTGGTAACCGCCAACTTCGACACCAAAGAAATCCTGTCCAGCGAACTGGTCACCCCGCCACCCCATGAACCCAGCGTCATGCCCGCCTTTGTGGAACGGCTCGGCGTGCGGCTGGTCATCGCCGGCGGCATGGGGCAGAAGGCGCAGACCCTGTTCAACGAGAAGAACATCACCGTCATCTGCGGTGCCCGTTCCGACAACGGAACAGGCATTGGCCCCTCAGAGGTTGTCAGCCGCTACATGCAGGGCACCCTCCCGGCGGGAGCCAATACCTGCGACCATTAA
- a CDS encoding ATP-binding protein — translation MRELLVISGKGGTGKTSITAGLAATGPAKVVADCDVDAADLHLIALPQAQGVVPGTTQAHPFHSGQRAVLDPDQCTQCGICHEKCHFNAITEDIRLRPEYCEGCGMCAYVCPAGAIRMQERLCGQWFRSETRFGTMIHAALGIAEENSGKLVTTVRTVSGDTAREQGLDVILTDGPPGIGCPVIASLTNTRMALLVSEPTRSALHDLQRIVELTRHFRVPAALLLNKADIHPALADEMRAWCAENNLPVAGEFGWTEDFTQAQLLGLAVTEYRPDAWKPRFEQLWETLLARM, via the coding sequence ATGCGTGAACTGCTTGTCATCAGCGGCAAGGGCGGCACGGGCAAAACATCCATCACGGCGGGACTTGCCGCCACCGGCCCCGCCAAGGTTGTGGCAGACTGCGATGTAGATGCCGCAGACCTGCATCTTATTGCCCTCCCTCAGGCACAGGGAGTTGTCCCCGGAACAACACAGGCACACCCATTCCACAGTGGCCAGCGGGCTGTTCTGGACCCGGACCAGTGCACACAGTGCGGTATCTGCCATGAAAAATGCCACTTTAACGCCATAACCGAAGATATCCGCCTGCGGCCCGAATACTGCGAGGGATGCGGCATGTGCGCCTATGTCTGTCCGGCAGGGGCCATCCGCATGCAGGAGCGGCTCTGCGGCCAGTGGTTCCGCTCCGAAACCCGCTTCGGCACCATGATTCATGCGGCACTTGGCATAGCGGAAGAAAACTCCGGCAAGCTGGTCACCACCGTGCGCACCGTCTCAGGGGACACGGCACGGGAACAGGGTCTGGATGTTATTCTCACCGATGGCCCGCCCGGCATAGGATGTCCGGTCATCGCTTCCTTGACAAACACGCGCATGGCCCTTTTAGTATCGGAACCAACCCGTTCCGCCCTGCACGATTTGCAACGGATTGTGGAGCTTACCCGGCACTTCCGGGTTCCTGCCGCGCTGCTGCTGAACAAGGCAGACATCCACCCCGCTCTGGCGGACGAAATGCGCGCATGGTGCGCGGAGAACAACCTGCCTGTGGCAGGCGAATTCGGCTGGACAGAAGATTTCACGCAGGCACAGTTGCTGGGGCTTGCGGTTACCGAATACAGACCCGATGCGTGGAAACCCCGGTTTGAGCAGCTATGGGAAACCCTGCTCGCCCGCATGTAA
- a CDS encoding nucleotide-binding protein, protein MHIAIASGKGGTGKTTLSVNLAAHLSRSGFPVTLVDCDVEEPNAHLFFQPQWAWTRTAHAPVPAVDSSRCIGETCRICVTECRFKALIWMGEIMEFPELCHGCGLCMEACPAGAITESTRVIGTVQMGTVQMDAVRAESISPQNSHTADTPALRLLTGSLRVGEAMSPPLIRELFGQLEQLDQLDMGVHAGQAERIRVSVPRRNEEIVLRDCPPGTSCPVITSMDGADYTILVTEPTPFGLHDLQLAVETLRTLKQPFGVVINRSGMGDNRVDEWLAAQAIPVLARIPHSQQAATVCAEGQLLINALPQMRDAYAALWERLHQIVTQGRNTTEAETTGEAASAKASALSTTIHGVKTNARPDTETDTKAARHAAALQSASEAHHA, encoded by the coding sequence ATGCATATAGCCATAGCCAGCGGCAAGGGCGGAACGGGAAAAACCACCCTCTCCGTCAATCTTGCCGCCCACCTCTCCCGCAGCGGCTTCCCCGTCACACTCGTGGACTGCGACGTGGAAGAACCCAACGCGCACCTCTTCTTCCAACCGCAATGGGCATGGACACGCACCGCCCACGCCCCCGTACCCGCCGTGGACAGTAGCCGCTGCATCGGTGAAACCTGCCGCATATGCGTTACGGAATGCCGGTTCAAAGCCCTTATCTGGATGGGGGAGATCATGGAATTCCCCGAACTGTGCCACGGCTGCGGTCTGTGCATGGAAGCCTGCCCGGCAGGAGCCATAACGGAAAGCACACGGGTCATAGGCACAGTCCAAATGGGTACTGTCCAAATGGATGCTGTTCGGGCGGAATCGATTTCCCCGCAAAACAGCCACACGGCTGACACCCCGGCCCTGCGTCTGCTCACCGGCAGCCTGCGCGTGGGAGAAGCCATGTCACCGCCGCTCATCCGCGAACTCTTTGGACAGCTTGAACAGCTTGATCAGCTTGATATGGGCGTGCATGCAGGACAGGCAGAGCGCATACGCGTATCTGTTCCGCGAAGAAACGAAGAAATCGTGCTGCGCGATTGTCCTCCCGGCACCTCCTGCCCGGTCATCACTTCCATGGATGGTGCCGACTACACCATTCTGGTCACGGAACCCACTCCTTTCGGCCTGCACGACCTGCAACTGGCCGTTGAAACGCTACGCACCCTCAAGCAACCGTTCGGCGTGGTCATTAACCGTAGCGGCATGGGAGACAACCGGGTAGATGAATGGCTCGCAGCACAGGCCATACCCGTGCTGGCCCGCATTCCGCATAGCCAGCAGGCCGCCACCGTCTGTGCAGAAGGACAACTGCTTATAAACGCCCTGCCGCAGATGCGCGATGCGTATGCCGCCCTGTGGGAACGCCTGCATCAGATTGTGACGCAGGGACGGAACACAACGGAAGCGGAAACCACCGGGGAAGCCGCATCCGCCAAAGCTTCCGCACTCTCGACGACCATACATGGCGTCAAAACTAACGCCAGACCTGACACCGAAACTGACACCAAGGCTGCCAGGCATGCTGCGGCACTTCAATCCGCATCGGAGGCGCATCATGCGTGA
- a CDS encoding NifB/NifX family molybdenum-iron cluster-binding protein gives MKIAISAQGSSLQSPLDPRFGRAAGFVIMDGQTGAHEYRDNAQNLNLPQGAGIQAAMHVKDAGVEAVITGHVGPKAFAALSKGNITVYYTELPTVEAAYAAFTRGELIPAQDADKQGHW, from the coding sequence ATGAAAATAGCCATCAGCGCACAGGGGAGCAGCCTGCAAAGTCCGCTGGACCCGCGATTTGGCCGCGCCGCAGGATTCGTCATAATGGACGGTCAGACAGGCGCGCACGAATACCGTGACAACGCCCAAAACCTCAATCTGCCTCAGGGCGCGGGAATTCAGGCAGCCATGCATGTAAAGGATGCCGGAGTCGAGGCCGTGATAACCGGCCATGTGGGCCCCAAGGCCTTCGCGGCCCTCAGCAAGGGCAATATTACGGTATACTATACAGAGCTCCCCACCGTGGAAGCCGCCTATGCCGCTTTCACGAGAGGCGAGCTTATCCCCGCGCAGGACGCCGACAAGCAGGGCCATTGGTAG
- a CDS encoding sigma-54 interaction domain-containing protein, translated as MPLPGHIPCETVMQSIADGIFTVDRDWNVTFFNKAAEQITGIPASEAIGRKCWQVFRSSLCDGNCALEECIEQSLNISGKSIFIVRADGTRVPVSISASPLRDARGELIGGVETFRDLTDIIMLRKEVESSYTFEDIIGKSPALTRIFSILPQIAQSDSTVLITGESGTGKERIAHAIHNLSTRADAPFVALNCGALPESLLESELFGYKAGAFTDAKRDKPGRFKLAQGGTIFLDEIGDIPHAVQVKLLRVLQERTYEPLGGVAPEQTNARIIAATNAELEERVREGRFRQDLFYRLNVARLHLPPLRERLSDIPLLTDHFIRKLNTLRDKSIQGVSEDVMAVFMRHNFPGNVRELENIIEFAFILCGSGFIQLEHLPESLQPAAGEFHPADSTSGRRAMKNSRNPASPARHATDSAPAETTTAPLPPMTMEQAKCLAVKAALKRNKGKRMAACRELGITKDTLRNILRRCPDAEESAE; from the coding sequence ATGCCGCTGCCCGGTCACATCCCCTGCGAAACCGTCATGCAATCCATTGCGGACGGCATTTTCACCGTGGACAGGGACTGGAACGTCACCTTTTTCAACAAGGCGGCTGAGCAGATTACGGGCATTCCGGCATCCGAAGCCATAGGGCGCAAGTGCTGGCAGGTCTTCCGCTCCAGCCTGTGCGACGGCAACTGCGCGCTGGAAGAGTGCATAGAGCAGTCCCTGAACATAAGCGGCAAGTCCATCTTCATTGTCCGGGCAGACGGCACCCGGGTTCCTGTTTCCATAAGCGCCTCTCCCCTGCGCGATGCACGCGGCGAACTCATCGGCGGTGTGGAGACCTTCCGCGACCTCACGGATATCATCATGCTGCGCAAGGAGGTGGAATCCTCCTACACCTTCGAAGACATCATCGGCAAAAGCCCTGCCCTTACCCGCATATTCTCCATACTGCCGCAGATAGCCCAGAGCGACTCCACCGTGCTCATCACCGGCGAAAGCGGAACCGGCAAGGAGCGCATAGCCCACGCCATCCACAATCTGAGCACCCGCGCCGATGCACCTTTTGTGGCCCTTAACTGCGGCGCGCTGCCGGAATCACTTCTGGAATCAGAGCTTTTCGGGTACAAGGCGGGAGCCTTCACTGATGCCAAGCGCGACAAACCCGGCCGCTTCAAGCTCGCACAGGGCGGAACCATCTTTCTGGACGAAATCGGCGACATTCCTCACGCCGTGCAGGTCAAACTGCTGCGGGTGCTGCAGGAACGCACCTACGAACCGCTGGGGGGCGTTGCCCCGGAGCAGACAAACGCCCGCATCATTGCCGCCACCAACGCGGAGCTTGAAGAACGCGTGCGTGAAGGACGGTTCCGGCAGGACCTCTTCTACCGCCTGAACGTCGCCCGGCTGCACCTTCCCCCCTTGCGGGAACGCCTGAGCGACATCCCTCTGCTTACAGACCATTTCATCCGCAAGCTGAACACGCTGCGCGACAAGTCCATACAAGGCGTTTCTGAAGACGTTATGGCCGTGTTCATGCGCCACAATTTTCCCGGCAATGTACGGGAGCTTGAAAACATCATCGAGTTCGCCTTCATTCTCTGCGGCTCCGGCTTCATCCAGCTGGAACACCTGCCGGAATCTCTGCAACCCGCAGCCGGGGAGTTTCACCCCGCGGACAGCACATCAGGCAGACGGGCTATGAAAAATTCCCGGAATCCGGCCTCCCCCGCCCGTCACGCCACCGACTCCGCCCCCGCCGAAACAACAACGGCTCCCCTGCCTCCCATGACCATGGAGCAGGCTAAGTGCCTCGCGGTTAAGGCAGCGCTTAAGCGCAACAAGGGCAAACGTATGGCTGCGTGCCGCGAGCTCGGCATCACCAAAGATACGCTGCGCAACATCCTCCGCCGCTGCCCGGATGCCGAAGAGAGCGCAGAGTGA
- the hypB gene encoding hydrogenase nickel incorporation protein HypB, producing the protein MEIPVVRNIFEANEKVAGQLRDLFARHSILVLNLISSPGAGKTSLLERTLTDLKNEFSMAVIEGDCQTDNDARRVAATGAKAVQINTDGGCHLNSAMILAAIENFSLAEIDILFVENVGNLVCPVEFDCGEDHKIALLSVPEGDDKPEKYPVLFEKSAAMVLNKSDLLPYVDFDVDRAKRFATHLNKDMPIFLTSCRTGEGLEDWYNWLRAAVKSKKQ; encoded by the coding sequence ATGGAAATACCTGTTGTACGCAATATTTTCGAAGCCAACGAAAAAGTGGCCGGACAGCTCAGAGACCTCTTCGCCCGGCACTCCATTCTGGTGCTTAACCTCATCAGCTCCCCCGGCGCGGGCAAGACATCGCTGCTGGAGCGCACCCTCACCGACCTGAAAAACGAATTTTCCATGGCCGTCATCGAGGGCGACTGCCAGACAGACAACGATGCCCGCCGCGTAGCCGCCACAGGTGCCAAGGCCGTGCAGATCAACACCGACGGCGGCTGCCACCTGAACAGCGCCATGATCCTTGCCGCCATAGAAAACTTTTCCCTTGCGGAAATCGACATCCTGTTCGTGGAAAACGTGGGCAACCTTGTCTGCCCCGTGGAATTCGACTGCGGAGAAGACCACAAAATTGCCCTGCTCAGCGTGCCGGAAGGCGATGACAAGCCGGAAAAATACCCCGTACTGTTCGAAAAATCCGCCGCCATGGTGCTCAACAAGAGCGACCTGCTGCCCTACGTGGACTTTGACGTGGACCGGGCCAAGCGGTTTGCCACGCACCTGAACAAGGACATGCCCATCTTCCTTACCTCCTGCCGCACCGGCGAAGGGCTGGAGGACTGGTACAACTGGCTGCGCGCCGCCGTGAAGTCCAAAAAACAATAG
- a CDS encoding hydrogenase maturation nickel metallochaperone HypA/HybF, whose translation MAIASSLIEIIKEELAKHGATRLVSARVCHGKLTNIVPEALRFAFEVQTQETSMAGAELELKEISVTVACGGCGTQFTPEHPDLFYMPCPSCGREFAHEVLSGKEIYLDHLEAE comes from the coding sequence ATGGCAATCGCATCCAGCCTCATAGAAATAATCAAAGAAGAGCTTGCAAAGCACGGTGCAACGCGCCTTGTTTCTGCACGCGTATGCCACGGCAAGCTCACCAACATCGTGCCGGAAGCCCTGCGCTTCGCCTTTGAGGTGCAAACGCAGGAAACCTCCATGGCCGGTGCCGAGCTTGAACTGAAAGAAATTTCCGTCACCGTGGCCTGCGGCGGCTGTGGCACCCAGTTCACCCCTGAGCATCCGGACCTGTTCTACATGCCTTGCCCCTCCTGCGGCAGGGAGTTTGCCCATGAGGTGCTTTCCGGCAAGGAAATTTATCTCGACCATCTGGAAGCCGAATAA